Proteins from one Erpetoichthys calabaricus chromosome 11, fErpCal1.3, whole genome shotgun sequence genomic window:
- the LOC114661268 gene encoding transmembrane O-methyltransferase homolog, whose translation MWLSVVSLSVLPVLGALVFQHRGRMAGVCRSVFQRWRFTNTSVGALEQRVHGFVMTNSTHGQPDSVLQTFDDFSRLEPTCSIGRERGELLDRIVMKVSPQQVLELGTFCGYSAVRILRLLPTTGKLLTVERDPHTADVAEEMILVAGFKHSQFRLLSCTAQVAIAQLQSCYGISSVDLLVMKHNVADYLADLQTLENSRILSYGCVLLVLKSHLPGALQFLQYVHHNASFKVVSQVMDVMEIHYLPPITGPAL comes from the exons ATGTGGCTCTCAGTAGTCTCCTTGTCTGTCCTACCTGTTTTGGGGGCTTTGGTGTTCCAGCACCGGGGCCGAATGGCCGGCGTCTGCCGAAGTGTTTTTCAGAGATGGAGATTCACGAACACTTCAGTTGGCGCCTTGGAGCAGCGCGTCCACGGCTTTGTCATGACGAACTCGACGCACGGACAGCCAGACAGCGTTCTGCAGACTTTTGACGACTTCTCACGGTTGGAACCCACATGCAGCATAGGCCGGGAGAGGG GTGAGCTTCTTGACCGCATAGTCATGAAAGTCTCACCACAGCAAGTGCTGGAGCTCGGAACCTTCTGTGGATACTCAGCGGTGCGAATTCTCAGACTTCTGCCAACTACTGGGAAGCTCCTCACGGTGGAACGAGATCCTCACACTGCCGACGTGGCCGAGGAGATGATCCTGGTGGCAGGCTTTAAACACTCACAG TTTCGGCTCCTCAGCTGCACTGCTCAGGTGGCCATTGCACAGCTCCAGTCGTGCTATGGGATTTCAAGTGTGGACCTTCTTGTTATGAAGCACAATGTTGCTGATTACCTGGCTGACTTGCAAACCCTGGAGAACAGTCGCATCTTGAGCTACGGTTGCGTTCTCTTGGTCCTCAAAAGCCATCTTCCTGGAGCATTACAATTTCTTCAGTATGTCCATCACAACGCTTCTTTTAAGGTGGTGTCACAGGTAATGGACGTGATGGAGATCCATTACTTGCCTCCTATAACAGGACCGGCTCTCTAA